The Festucalex cinctus isolate MCC-2025b chromosome 10, RoL_Fcin_1.0, whole genome shotgun sequence region TATTCATGAGTTGTGAaaggattacatttttaatcagattaatcacattttagaattcaGATTAATCACGATCACAGgcatttttatcaacatttcttgcccgccaaatttgaagagcacctgttatgtgttcattattttcacatttaatattatgaggaggtcaacattttttttttatccactgctcacggtcatcctcctctttttctaatcacttaattacttgcataattaaaaaaaaaaaaaaaaaagacccagtagtttgacatgaacaaatatttcgaatatcatacacaaacattgattaaatgctttactttcatgcatgtagttgtgtttatttctcaaacacaacctgtgctccctttaacgtagccatccgctgtcaagataaaggataatctgtggtcaaaattaatagtgttcaATCTGCataaatacatgattaatgcgataatttttttgtgcttaattAATTAGCACTAGGGGTGGGaagatacgggtaaaccacgattcgatactgtgacaatatttggctcacgatatcaataatatcacgatacacgatatctatgattttttatatattgtcaaaaaaaattttagcaatatatcacgatatgtgactgaaaaagccaacaaatgcccataaaaaggaaaatgtctaattatgcatttattcaatgccaacactttgtacaatgtacgaaattctgcatagtgcctcattgcttctgagccttttaactgtaaacattgtaaagtgagacaaattaaagtgcaataacatttgtaacataacactgcacaactgaacacattacatcgatatctaccgtcagtgtatcgataatttattgcaacagagagcgcaaaaatatattgcgatatcgattttttttctcccacccctagttaGCACTTAACATTGACAGaacaaacaattttattttttggtttcaCACGATCTTTGTTGTCCAAAAATGCTCTTGTATTATCATATCAAAACTTGTGCCTCCAAAATAAGCACTTTTCAGAAGACCCCAAATATGGcaagtttgttcaaccattaacattgcatcatcaaagagagcaagccatttttaaCACTTGTGATtggtaaattatttatttaaaaaaataaataacatccacACTTGTAGACTGTCACTTATGAGGTTTCAGAACTCCAGCGATATGCTCTTGTCCTTTATGGATAGGCTATGCACCAGAAATGTTATAGCTAGCTGTGGAGAATGACACTGTGTCTCTGAGTAATAAAGTATAGTTATACGCTTCTGGTTGAACACAAATGTCTatgttttttcatcaaaaagcacCTGCTCAACTGAAGAATTGAAATGTTAGCGAAAGGAGGCTGTGAGAGTGGACCACAACTTCCTGTTGTGGCTCTTGTCATGAGTTATAGTCGCAGTCTTGCAGCGTAGGTGTTTTCTTATCAACTATCACGTCAAGTCACAAAGTGCCTCGACTCTTTGTCTTTTTGTTACAGTGACATTCCCGGAAAAAAGCTCTGctaatttgaatgttttaacCTAATGTTGGTTGAGCCATGGGAGGTTCTCATTTAGTGTCTCAGACTAAATTAATATCTACTTTGCTTGAAAAGCCAAAGGTAATATTTTCAGCTCAACTCCCAAATATATGATTGTGTTTCACTATAATGAGGCTACTTCAGTAATatttgtgagcaaaaaaaaaaaaaacgaaaaaagaaaaaaaaaagtcagtactGTAGTGTATGCATATGTTTTAATTGTGTGTAAAAAGTACCTCACATTTTGTCACAAACAGACTCCTGCTATTTATAACCAACATATTCCTGATTCCAGCGCTCCAAAGACCAATTGAGCTCTCTGAACTTTCACCATGTCCACTGACCCTGCAGCGGAACTGCCTTTCTTCTACGGCAGCATCAGTCGCTCGGAAGCTGAGCAGCATTTAAAACTGGCCGGAATGGCCGACGGCCTCTTCTTGCTACGGCAGTGTCTGCGGAGTCTGGGTGGATACGTCCTGTCTGTCGTGTGCAACTTGGAGTTCCACCATTACCCCATAGAGAAACAGCTGAATGACACTTACTGTATCACAGGAGGCAGAGCCCACTGCGGGCCTGCTGAGCTCTGTGAGTTTTACAGCAAGGACGCTGATGGGCTGGTGTGTACACTGAAGAAGCCTTGCTTACGTTCCCCGGACACAGCGATCCGGCCGAGTGTGTTTGACAGCCTGAAGGAAAACATGCTGAGGGAATATGTGAGGCAGACCTGGAACCTTGAGGTTGGTTTCTACTGACAGATGTACACTATCTAATGATCACATGTCTGTTTCTtatcactataattatgtataaTCCCTCTACATTTGCAATTGGCCTCCATGAATTTTGCCATAAATCTGCTGATTTAGCTATGGCCTTGGCTAATAAAGGTTTtgttgccatcttgtggcatacaaagaaattgcaaacatttttgtttggctttttgcagatttttgcttGTTACTGCATGTATTTTGTTTGCTGTGTTCAGTGGTGTCAACTTTCAGGTAACCGTATTAATTTGAGATTGGCTCAAATAGGAATCttgctttttgaacattttagctTTGTGTAGAAAGCAGCACTATATAAGCTctgtccatttaccatttacattagcacaaaataataaatgtatttggcAATTAATATCCATCTATttaaactagtggggctgcagagaacatattgtcaagaaatgtttaaggttgacttcccctttaaattaaaagtgggtttttaaaatgaatgaacgttgaaaaatccaaaatttctacacactgtccctttaatgaACTAACAAAATGAGCGTAGATTAGATGTTTTTGTCTATTGGAGTCtgcttttttccccacttaGGGTGAAGCCATGGAGCAGGCCGTCATCAGTCAAGCTCCCCAACTGGAAAAGCTGATCGCCACTATGGCCCACGAGAAGATGTCATGGTACCATGGCAAAATCCCCCGACGAGAATGTGAGAGACTGCTTTATTGTGGTACACAACCAGATGGCAAGTTTCTGTAAGTATAGCTCAGGGTGGTGCACAAGGTCTTTATGGTTTGTCTGAAGCAACATTccttcatcttttgttttttgtatacacacatatatatatatatatatatatatatatatatatatatatatatatatatatatatatatatatatatatatatatatatatatatatatatatatatatatatatatatatatatgtattatgttTTAGGGTTCGTGACAGAGAAGAGTCTGGTACTTTTGCACTCTCTGTAATGTATGGAAGATCCGTTTATCATTATCAGATCCTCCAAGACAAGTCAGGAAAATATTCCATGCCAGAGGGATTGAAGTTTGACACTATTTGGCaggtacatactgtacatgcctTTAAACATTTGTAGTTTGTCATACATGTTCATTTTCAGTTATAATTTTAGAAtcatgttgtatttatttttaccagcTGGTAGAATTCCTGAAGATAAAACCTGACGGAATGGTGACAATTCTGGGCGAAGCATGTGTCAACAGAGCTGCTGGAAGTATTGAACATGTTTCTATCTCTTTTTATGTAAATTCATTTGAATgcaagtatttcttttttttaatgtactgcaCTATAACTGGTATAAATggtcaaaaacacacaattaaaCGGAAACCCAATCACCTACTCATTAgcctacctgagcaactgtgatgtcacgttcaagaagtggcaaaatggccgccactgaGATGGACACAAAAACGACTGGACTCTGCCacttaaatcatattccacaaacgcagtaTTAATCAGTATACTGTGTTTGGACCTGGTGATAGAACAtgttattgtaaaataaataaataaacgtttgggggttgacttcatCATTAATAGTTAAAATCGAGATGTTGAAGAAGTACCTGAAGATACAGTACTTGATTGATCACACAAAGCAACAATTTGTGTTGTGATGTTTACATTCAGTCAAAAGGGCTCCACTTTGTGTAGACATAAATTTTGTATGCTTTAGTTTAATCCACTGTGCAGAACACTAATTTCTTTGTCCCCTCCCCAatccctgttttgtttttacatataAAATGGTTTCCAAAGAAATATCAGAGCTACCTAGCCTCCCTGCAACAGTGAGTATGAGTTCATGATTAAGACTTTAATTCCTCCTATTATGACCAACTTAATGAGATGTTCTGTTCCGTCTGACGCATACAGTTAAAGTACATACTAACTGTCGATACTGTCAAACTTGCAGAGGCGAACAGGCCCAAATAGCTACACACCACCACCACGAGGTCAGTTGCCTACATTGCAATATGATCTTCTTTCTCAATAACTTATGTGATAAGAAGtgaaaaagaaatgtaaaatattttcatgagTGCATCAAGAGTTATTACATTCAAATGTGTATGTTTCTTGCTTGATAGCTGTGACTGCAAAGGCCGTCACACCCGTGCCTGCCGATAATGCTCTACCAATGGATTGCATTGGCTTTAACCCTTATCACAACCCCAATGACATTAAAAAgtttaacattcagaggaatcAGCTTTTCATCGATGAGGTGGAGCTCGGCAGTGGAAACTTTGGTTGCGTCAAGAAGGGTGTCCTTGATACAGACAAGTGAGAAAACTTTTGATAAATTGGAAACAAAGTTAAGAATATAAACTTATTTAATGGAGAGATGTTGATGCCAAATCATTCTTTTTGTCATTTCTATTAGGGGCCAATTAGATGTTGCCATCAAAGTGCTGAAGAGTGACAATGAGAAGCTAATGAAGGAGGAGATGATGAGGGAGGCAGAGATCATGCACCAGCTGAGTAATCCCTTCATTGTCCGGATGCTGGGGTTGTGCAACGCTGAGAGTCTGATGCTGGTCATGGAGATGGCTTCCTCTGGACCTCTCAACAAGTTCCTATCCTCTAATAAGTATGTTTGAGTTCATATAGACCAGTGGGGCTCAACTTTTTTTGCATCACGGGTTAGTTCATAAATTTACATACTTTTCATAGACCGGAAACCAGTGGCCAGGGAGCTATAAAAACATcgccattattattatgactttgtgttgtttttaaattgccagCTATAAAGTATGTGTAATGAAAAATATGGGAACTAGAAAGTACttgaacatttttattaacGTATTAATAGGCCTGGGTgatatatcgattttttttttaattaattcaaatcaTTTGTTGTGGACGAtttaaactttaattaattCGAGTTTCCCCAAACCcacctttttcttctttttttaaaaataaatattgagttAGTGAATTGTTTAAAGCATTTCAATTGTTATCCTCACAAGAATTATAAATTTTGTACATCCATATGATCAATTAAGCCACAGtcattatgaatgaaatattttattgaatgcatttttataactttcaaaaagtattttatttaaggcagacatTTTACACTTTAATTTCAAAAGggaagtttttatttgttgttttataaACTAAAAGCAAATACATTATTACTTTGAGTTATGCTATTTTTACCTGTtttcttcaaataaataaataaaataaatctagaaaaaaaatcgtaaatcgatttttttgtgaaaaaatcggagattttatttttaggcaaaatCGCCCAGTATTAAGTTCATTTTTAACACAATATAATGAAAGATGATGAACTGAGAATATTATAAAATTACATGataattataaaattattaaattatctaATTTTAtactaatacaataataataataataataataataaaaatatatttgataattaacaattaatatattttattatatttttactctttttttttttttttttttttttacttttaccttACTCCATCGCTTACTCAATTCTGCGCTCCTTACTCCATTTCTTCACTTCCTGATActactttatttttgttcttcCACGTATTTCCCGTCTATTTCTCCATTTCTCGATGTATTCAAACCATAACTTCAACATGTTCAACTAATTCCAGGCTGCTGTATATTATTCTATGTCTTTCAACATCATTCCAAAGTAATTACATGCTGCTTCATTCAGCCTCACGTGCAATTTCTGCATAAATTGCATTCTCTAGTTAATTCAATAAAATAactatagaatattttttactCAGTACAACAAAGAACAGGTTGAGGCATAACACAGTGAGGTACTAGAAT contains the following coding sequences:
- the zap70 gene encoding tyrosine-protein kinase ZAP-70 — protein: MSTDPAAELPFFYGSISRSEAEQHLKLAGMADGLFLLRQCLRSLGGYVLSVVCNLEFHHYPIEKQLNDTYCITGGRAHCGPAELCEFYSKDADGLVCTLKKPCLRSPDTAIRPSVFDSLKENMLREYVRQTWNLEGEAMEQAVISQAPQLEKLIATMAHEKMSWYHGKIPRRECERLLYCGTQPDGKFLVRDREESGTFALSVMYGRSVYHYQILQDKSGKYSMPEGLKFDTIWQLVEFLKIKPDGMVTILGEACVNRAAGKISELPSLPATRRTGPNSYTPPPRAVTAKAVTPVPADNALPMDCIGFNPYHNPNDIKKFNIQRNQLFIDEVELGSGNFGCVKKGVLDTDKGQLDVAIKVLKSDNEKLMKEEMMREAEIMHQLSNPFIVRMLGLCNAESLMLVMEMASSGPLNKFLSSNKDTVSVEDIVNLMHQVSMGMKYLEEKNFVHRDLAARNVLLVNRQFAKISDFGLSKALGADSEYYKARSSGPWPLKWYAPECINFRKFSSKSDVWSFGITMWEAFSYGGKPYKKMKQVEVNSFIESEKRLACPAKCPDRMYAVMQECWRYKHEERPDFKNVEETMRSYHYSLSKKVMSVGGATAAEPNK